The Pyruvatibacter sp. HU-CL02332 genome includes a window with the following:
- a CDS encoding trypsin-like peptidase domain-containing protein: protein MGLFSPRNQAKKPARKRRGSSNDLLDAYSSAVAGAVDAVSASVVHLQVTGRPTPAGSSSGAGSGFVFTPDGYALTNSHVVNGAKSLTAVYPDGREVEAEVVGADPDTDVAIVRLPGKHREWAELGDSAALRQGQLVVAIGNPLGFDCTVTTGVISALGRSLRSQSGRLIDDVLQTDAPLNPGNSGGPLVTPDGLVIGINTAVIAGAQGLCFAIASNTAEYVLGEILKYGKVRRSYLGLGAQTIELPQRLKRELNRKVSGAVRVAQFEIGTPAAQAGLAPGDVILKFDGEEIGGVDDLHRLLTAERLGKKIKLDVFRNDTVIKVTATPGGRD from the coding sequence TTGGGCCTGTTTTCGCCTCGAAACCAAGCCAAGAAACCAGCCCGTAAGCGCCGCGGATCGTCCAATGATCTGCTGGATGCCTATAGCAGCGCCGTGGCTGGTGCGGTCGATGCAGTATCTGCGTCAGTTGTTCATCTACAGGTAACGGGGCGGCCTACTCCGGCGGGATCGTCGTCCGGTGCCGGGTCCGGCTTTGTTTTCACGCCTGATGGATACGCGCTGACGAATAGCCATGTTGTGAATGGGGCCAAATCTCTAACTGCGGTGTATCCGGATGGTCGTGAGGTCGAAGCTGAAGTCGTGGGGGCTGATCCGGATACGGACGTCGCGATAGTTCGCTTACCAGGCAAGCACCGTGAATGGGCGGAGCTTGGAGATAGTGCCGCCCTGCGGCAGGGTCAGCTTGTGGTTGCTATTGGTAACCCGCTTGGCTTCGACTGCACGGTCACGACCGGGGTCATCTCCGCTCTGGGACGCTCCCTGCGGAGCCAGTCAGGGCGGCTGATCGACGATGTCCTGCAAACCGATGCGCCCCTCAACCCAGGCAATTCTGGTGGACCTCTGGTGACACCTGATGGACTGGTGATCGGCATCAATACGGCGGTCATTGCGGGCGCACAGGGCCTTTGCTTTGCCATCGCGTCCAATACCGCCGAGTACGTACTGGGCGAAATCCTCAAATATGGAAAAGTACGGCGGAGTTACCTGGGTCTGGGTGCCCAAACGATTGAGCTCCCGCAACGATTAAAGCGCGAGTTGAACCGGAAAGTGTCCGGTGCGGTCCGTGTTGCGCAGTTTGAAATTGGTACGCCCGCTGCCCAGGCCGGGCTTGCCCCCGGTGATGTCATTCTCAAGTTTGATGGTGAGGAGATTGGTGGTGTGGACGACCTTCATAGGCTTCTCACTGCTGAACGCCTTGGCAAGAAAATCAAACTCGATGTCTTTCGCAATGATACAGTCATCAAGGTGACGGCAACTCCCGGTGGTCGGGACTGA
- a CDS encoding response regulator transcription factor has translation MTREINIALVDDHQMFLDGLGEVIRVLDPNYRCTPFGTPAEAISALESGDRFDLFITDLVMGEMNGIAFVMALKARSPSTPALVVSGIDTAPPIDKIMQARANGFVPKSASSAVLKEAIEAALNDDIYVPDDIWRQVEAHGVPQSDDPADAPVSPEESLGARQLEVVTLMAEGCTNKEIGQILDISENTVKSHVSGIFRHMGVTRRTACVSKARALGLVS, from the coding sequence GTGACGCGTGAGATCAACATTGCGTTGGTAGATGACCATCAGATGTTTCTTGATGGCCTGGGTGAAGTCATTCGTGTGCTTGATCCCAACTACCGTTGCACCCCGTTTGGGACACCAGCTGAGGCCATCAGTGCGCTTGAGAGCGGTGACAGGTTTGACCTGTTCATAACCGACCTCGTGATGGGTGAAATGAACGGCATTGCCTTTGTCATGGCCCTCAAGGCCCGTAGCCCTTCAACCCCGGCACTGGTTGTCTCCGGGATTGATACGGCACCTCCTATCGACAAGATAATGCAAGCGCGGGCGAACGGCTTTGTTCCCAAGTCAGCGTCTTCGGCCGTTTTGAAGGAGGCGATTGAGGCCGCCCTCAACGATGACATCTATGTTCCGGACGATATCTGGCGTCAGGTGGAAGCGCATGGGGTGCCGCAAAGCGATGATCCAGCAGACGCGCCGGTCAGCCCGGAGGAAAGTTTGGGTGCCCGACAGTTGGAAGTAGTGACGCTCATGGCTGAAGGCTGCACAAACAAGGAAATCGGGCAGATCCTCGATATCAGCGAGAACACTGTCAAAAGCCATGTCAGCGGCATCTTTCGACATATGGGCGTTACCCGCCGAACGGCCTGTGTCAGCAAAGCGCGTGCGCTGGGGTTAGTATCTTAG
- a CDS encoding hybrid sensor histidine kinase/response regulator, which produces MADLSQNSMDATDRVSLDKRALEMEQAQLLFDRARSSAISVFALVVMFSFIMAFVIGPFKAGVWFVIASAMIAVTIVQPRLFTPPGITSVNTQTYLLVHTVISGVTGAVWGIGAAWMADPDVLISVYSGVVMVLTITLGGISPQSAFRRSYVALATMTMLPFAAWILFATPWPVNANGIGVVVAYAFFMAVSARVEIGTRDLIAAKRNIELTDELRRQRDAVQKANEEKTRFLAATSHDLAQPLHAQGFYLSALRERTQDAEALALIDKVSASWRSLGQLLDGLVEINRLDAGAVVPNLTAIDLRSHMDRVIQGFEGKASEKNIKLSVKGTNVNVTADAALLSRVIGNLLSNAIKFTPEGGEVWVYWSAGGMTARLTVSDTGGGIPPEALNSVFDEYVQLGNPERNREKGLGLGLSIVRRLADLMGVTATLVSTPGNGTQAILEIPLAAEEAELTANVEKLVSEDRRRISSLKVLIVDDEEAIRLSMSEVLTSWGCEVYCTDGRDDVIEFLDRMDATPDVIIADHRLGSHTDGSYVIERVRGELNDMVPAILMTGDSGLTQSKEEVEATQLLFKPIDPVALRTALLASWSAKSETG; this is translated from the coding sequence ATGGCCGACCTGTCACAAAACTCAATGGATGCTACAGACCGCGTGTCCCTGGACAAGCGTGCGCTGGAGATGGAGCAGGCACAGCTTCTGTTCGACAGGGCGCGCTCGTCGGCCATAAGCGTGTTCGCGCTTGTAGTGATGTTCTCCTTCATCATGGCATTCGTGATCGGTCCGTTTAAAGCGGGCGTTTGGTTTGTTATCGCAAGCGCCATGATTGCGGTGACGATTGTTCAGCCGCGACTTTTCACGCCTCCCGGCATCACCTCTGTGAACACCCAAACCTATCTACTGGTTCACACGGTCATATCCGGTGTCACCGGAGCAGTATGGGGCATCGGCGCTGCGTGGATGGCGGATCCTGATGTCCTCATCAGCGTGTACTCGGGGGTTGTCATGGTGCTGACAATCACCCTGGGCGGAATTTCGCCCCAGTCGGCCTTCCGTCGCTCCTATGTGGCATTGGCGACGATGACGATGCTGCCATTTGCCGCCTGGATTTTGTTCGCCACACCCTGGCCCGTTAATGCCAATGGAATTGGCGTGGTCGTCGCATATGCATTTTTTATGGCGGTAAGCGCCCGTGTGGAAATCGGGACGCGGGACCTGATCGCCGCCAAGCGGAACATTGAGTTGACGGACGAATTGCGCCGTCAGCGCGACGCTGTGCAAAAGGCCAATGAAGAGAAGACCCGCTTTCTCGCGGCCACCAGTCATGACCTTGCACAACCACTCCATGCGCAGGGGTTCTATCTGTCGGCCTTACGTGAGAGGACGCAGGACGCAGAAGCATTGGCGTTGATCGACAAGGTATCAGCAAGTTGGCGCAGTCTTGGTCAACTGCTTGATGGGTTGGTTGAAATCAACCGCCTGGACGCCGGCGCCGTGGTGCCAAACCTCACTGCAATTGATCTGCGGTCCCATATGGATCGGGTGATCCAGGGATTTGAAGGCAAAGCCTCCGAAAAGAACATCAAGTTGAGCGTCAAGGGCACCAACGTGAATGTCACCGCTGACGCAGCGCTGCTTTCAAGAGTGATCGGAAACCTCTTGTCCAATGCCATCAAGTTCACACCCGAGGGTGGAGAGGTTTGGGTCTATTGGAGTGCTGGCGGTATGACTGCGCGGCTCACTGTCAGCGACACAGGCGGCGGCATCCCGCCTGAGGCCCTCAATTCGGTTTTCGACGAGTACGTCCAGCTGGGAAACCCGGAGCGCAACAGGGAAAAAGGCCTGGGCTTGGGATTATCCATCGTGCGCCGTCTGGCCGATTTGATGGGCGTTACGGCCACCCTGGTTTCCACGCCAGGAAACGGGACGCAGGCTATTCTCGAAATCCCGCTAGCTGCCGAAGAAGCAGAGCTGACGGCTAATGTCGAGAAGCTGGTTTCTGAAGACCGCCGGCGGATTAGCAGCCTTAAGGTCTTGATTGTTGACGATGAAGAAGCGATCCGTCTTTCCATGTCTGAAGTTCTGACAAGTTGGGGCTGCGAGGTCTATTGCACTGACGGCCGGGATGACGTGATTGAGTTTCTCGATCGCATGGACGCAACGCCTGATGTCATCATTGCGGACCATCGTCTGGGCAGCCATACCGACGGGAGCTATGTGATCGAGAGAGTGCGTGGAGAACTGAACGACATGGTGCCAGCCATCCTGATGACCGGCGACTCTGGCCTTACACAGTCAAAGGAAGAGGTTGAGGCTACGCAACTCTTGTTTAAGCCCATCGACCCGGTGGCGCTACGGACTGCTCTACTTGCCAGTTGGTCTGCAAAATCAGAAACCGGCTGA
- the moaA gene encoding GTP 3',8-cyclase MoaA, with translation MIDPFGRSVTYLRLSVTDRCDLRCTYCMSEKMTFLPKRDLLTLEELDRLSTAFITKGVKKLRITGGEPLVRKDVLNLIDSLSRHLKSGALDELTLTTNGTQLKNHAARLARAGVRRLNVSIDSLIPETYARVTRGGDLGGVLDGIKAATDEGMQIKINAVALKQDNADELGDMIEWAHGEGHDFTVIEAMPMGEIGEDRFDQYIPLSLIQEQFAARWQLTPLAHRTGGPARYVRVEETGGQLGFITPLTHNFCEGCNRVRLTCTGQLYMCLGQEDNADLRAVMRENPGSDEALASAIDEAISRKPKGHDFVIDRPGSAPAVPRHMSVTGG, from the coding sequence GTGATTGATCCATTCGGCCGTAGCGTCACCTATCTGCGTCTGTCCGTAACAGACCGTTGCGATCTGCGCTGCACATACTGCATGTCCGAGAAGATGACATTCCTGCCCAAGCGGGATTTGCTCACGCTTGAGGAGCTCGACCGCCTTTCTACGGCATTCATCACCAAGGGTGTGAAGAAGCTGCGGATTACCGGCGGAGAGCCCCTGGTGCGCAAGGACGTCCTCAACCTCATCGACAGCCTTTCAAGACATCTGAAATCCGGCGCACTCGATGAACTGACCTTGACCACAAATGGCACCCAGCTGAAAAACCACGCCGCGCGACTGGCGCGCGCAGGCGTACGGCGCCTGAATGTCTCGATTGATAGCCTCATACCTGAAACCTATGCGCGGGTGACGCGCGGTGGTGATCTGGGGGGCGTGCTTGACGGTATCAAGGCTGCGACCGATGAAGGTATGCAGATCAAGATCAATGCAGTGGCCCTTAAGCAGGACAATGCAGATGAGCTTGGAGACATGATCGAATGGGCCCACGGTGAGGGCCATGACTTTACAGTCATTGAGGCCATGCCCATGGGCGAGATCGGCGAAGACCGATTCGACCAGTACATTCCCCTGAGCCTCATTCAGGAACAGTTTGCAGCCCGGTGGCAGTTGACGCCATTGGCCCATCGCACCGGTGGCCCTGCTCGATACGTTCGGGTTGAAGAAACAGGTGGTCAACTCGGTTTCATCACACCTCTGACCCACAATTTCTGCGAAGGCTGCAACCGGGTGCGGCTTACGTGCACAGGCCAGCTCTATATGTGCCTTGGCCAAGAAGACAATGCCGACCTGAGAGCCGTCATGCGTGAAAATCCGGGCTCAGACGAAGCGCTTGCCTCCGCAATCGACGAGGCGATCTCTCGCAAGCCCAAAGGCCATGATTTTGTGATCGACCGCCCAGGCAGCGCTCCGGCAGTCCCGCGGCACATGTCCGTGACAGGCGGCTAG
- a CDS encoding molybdenum cofactor guanylyltransferase — translation MDKDQCDLVTRIAGIILAGGASRRFGTDKAATLIDDRPMIAHVAGRLSSQVEALAIAGADQTYSLACPLLEDGAHATKGPLAGLAAGLIWALENNFSHVVTAPCDLPLLPRNLVRLLSTQEQTSPAVLKTSHGIEAACAMWPISVFPIVEERLKVGKSLSMRGLLEAAGASAIQVHDDDLDGSFININAPDDLAQL, via the coding sequence ATGGACAAGGACCAATGTGACTTGGTGACCAGGATTGCAGGGATCATTCTGGCTGGAGGTGCCAGCCGACGCTTTGGCACCGACAAGGCTGCGACGTTGATCGACGATCGCCCCATGATCGCCCATGTGGCTGGCCGCTTAAGTTCTCAAGTTGAAGCCCTGGCGATTGCAGGTGCCGATCAGACGTACTCGCTCGCCTGCCCTCTGCTCGAAGATGGAGCACACGCGACAAAGGGCCCCCTGGCGGGTCTGGCGGCGGGACTGATCTGGGCGCTCGAGAACAACTTCAGCCACGTGGTCACCGCGCCCTGCGATTTGCCACTGCTGCCAAGAAATCTCGTACGCCTGCTCTCAACACAGGAGCAAACATCCCCCGCCGTATTGAAGACTTCACACGGCATTGAAGCCGCTTGCGCCATGTGGCCGATCTCAGTCTTTCCTATAGTTGAAGAGAGACTGAAGGTTGGAAAATCACTTTCAATGAGGGGTTTGTTGGAAGCTGCCGGTGCTTCCGCCATTCAGGTACATGATGATGATCTGGATGGTTCTTTCATCAACATCAATGCACCCGATGATCTGGCACAACTCTGA
- a CDS encoding Crp/Fnr family transcriptional regulator: protein MGVKVSNTRSVVEATIDRVDLFSTWPDDVKAELRTAAELWTFSKGEVVLQAGEPAHSVVVIVEGSLVNERAYANGKHMMTAVLRPGWPLKVPAVLNGLGVPFGLTARVDCLVLFIPKQKFLDIVNSQIELLQNVTNFIGLQYHQDMVSLQLRTMASLECQFALLMIFHAQDAAHLIDEDRGVSNTNVLDVTQEEFASMLGCSRQKINVIMKQMERDGLIERHGRLVEIINYVGLLELIEQEDPVHHDFRTAIEIWQERLEQSKSH from the coding sequence ATGGGTGTAAAAGTTTCCAATACTCGAAGTGTCGTCGAGGCGACAATTGATCGTGTGGATTTATTTTCCACATGGCCGGATGATGTCAAAGCGGAACTACGAACAGCGGCGGAGCTATGGACCTTTTCGAAGGGAGAAGTCGTTCTGCAGGCAGGTGAACCCGCCCACTCGGTGGTCGTGATTGTTGAAGGTTCGCTGGTCAATGAGCGGGCTTACGCAAACGGCAAGCATATGATGACGGCAGTCCTGCGCCCGGGCTGGCCGTTGAAAGTGCCCGCCGTTTTGAACGGCCTTGGCGTGCCCTTCGGACTGACTGCCCGGGTCGATTGTCTTGTGCTGTTTATTCCAAAGCAAAAGTTTCTGGACATCGTCAACAGCCAGATAGAACTTTTGCAGAATGTCACCAACTTCATTGGTCTTCAGTATCACCAGGACATGGTCAGCCTGCAGTTGAGAACAATGGCATCTCTTGAATGCCAGTTTGCTCTCCTGATGATTTTTCATGCGCAGGATGCTGCGCACCTGATTGATGAAGATAGAGGTGTTTCAAACACGAACGTACTTGATGTCACGCAGGAAGAGTTTGCATCCATGCTTGGGTGCTCGCGCCAGAAAATCAATGTGATCATGAAGCAGATGGAACGCGACGGCCTCATCGAGCGGCATGGGCGTCTCGTCGAAATCATCAACTACGTAGGTCTACTCGAACTCATCGAACAGGAGGATCCTGTTCATCATGATTTCAGGACGGCAATTGAGATATGGCAGGAGCGACTGGAGCAATCAAAGTCCCACTAG
- a CDS encoding NAD(P)/FAD-dependent oxidoreductase has protein sequence MSDVKELVDFDSDALREKYRAERDKRLRTDGNEQYREVTGELEQYLEDPYVEPGFSREPLTDEVQVAVIGGGFGGLLAGAELRKAGIKDLRMIEKGGDFGGTWYWNRYPGAACDIESYVYLPLLEETGFIPSEKYSRASEILEHSQRIARHFDLYDNACLQTEVTDMWWDEDASRWVIETNRGDKMRAQFVIMSNGPLHRPKLPGIKGVESFKGHSFHTSRWDYAYTGGAPEGGLDKISDKRIGIIGTGATAVQCVPHLAAGAKQLFVFQRTPSSIDVRNNKPTDPEWHKSLEPGWHKHRMENFNVLVSGGFAAEDLVNDGWTDIIRNLLFIASQGDNKNLSPKDLADLAELADFKKMEQVRARVDEIIADPNTAEALKPWYRQFCKRPCFHDEYLQAFNRPNVELVDTQGKGVDKITEGAVWANGKEYEIDCLIYATGFEVGTEYTRRAGYDLKGRGGVTLSDKWKDGMRTLYGMNVRDFPNVFIMGPAQAGFTANYPHLLIEQAAHIAYVVDEANKRQARTVQPTEEAESAWVQEIIDNAALRRSFLEECTPGYYNNEGKPADRSEQNNAYGAGSVKYFEILEGWRATGKLEGLELA, from the coding sequence ATGAGCGACGTCAAAGAACTGGTCGACTTCGATTCTGATGCCCTGCGCGAAAAATACCGTGCTGAACGCGACAAACGTCTGCGGACAGATGGCAATGAGCAGTACCGCGAAGTTACAGGTGAGCTGGAGCAGTATCTCGAGGACCCCTATGTCGAGCCGGGTTTCTCCCGCGAACCGCTGACGGACGAAGTTCAGGTAGCTGTTATTGGCGGTGGCTTCGGCGGATTGCTTGCCGGTGCAGAACTGCGCAAGGCGGGCATCAAGGACCTGCGGATGATCGAGAAGGGCGGCGACTTCGGCGGCACCTGGTATTGGAACCGCTACCCGGGTGCAGCCTGCGACATTGAAAGCTATGTCTATCTGCCGCTGCTGGAAGAAACTGGATTTATCCCTTCAGAGAAGTACTCGCGTGCGTCAGAAATTCTGGAGCACAGCCAGCGCATCGCCCGGCACTTTGACCTGTATGACAATGCCTGCCTGCAAACAGAAGTCACAGACATGTGGTGGGACGAAGACGCATCACGCTGGGTGATTGAAACCAATCGCGGCGACAAGATGCGCGCACAGTTCGTCATCATGTCCAATGGTCCGTTGCACCGGCCCAAGCTGCCGGGCATCAAGGGCGTTGAAAGCTTCAAGGGACATTCGTTCCACACGAGCCGTTGGGACTATGCCTATACGGGCGGTGCGCCAGAAGGTGGCTTGGATAAAATCAGCGATAAGCGCATCGGCATCATCGGCACCGGCGCAACTGCCGTGCAGTGCGTGCCGCATCTGGCCGCGGGTGCCAAGCAGCTGTTCGTGTTCCAGCGCACGCCATCCTCCATTGATGTACGCAACAACAAGCCGACAGATCCCGAATGGCACAAATCACTCGAGCCAGGTTGGCACAAGCACCGTATGGAGAACTTCAACGTTCTCGTGTCTGGTGGCTTTGCCGCTGAAGACCTTGTCAATGATGGCTGGACAGACATCATCCGCAACCTGCTGTTCATCGCCAGTCAGGGCGACAACAAGAACCTCTCTCCCAAAGACCTGGCAGATCTCGCAGAACTTGCGGACTTCAAAAAGATGGAGCAGGTGCGCGCGCGCGTCGATGAGATCATTGCCGATCCCAACACTGCTGAAGCACTCAAGCCGTGGTACCGCCAGTTCTGCAAACGGCCCTGCTTCCACGATGAGTATCTGCAGGCGTTCAACCGCCCCAATGTCGAATTGGTCGATACACAAGGCAAGGGCGTCGACAAAATCACAGAAGGTGCCGTTTGGGCCAACGGCAAAGAGTATGAGATCGACTGCCTGATCTATGCCACTGGCTTTGAAGTAGGCACCGAGTACACCCGTCGCGCGGGATATGACCTCAAGGGTCGCGGTGGCGTCACCCTGTCTGACAAATGGAAAGACGGCATGCGCACGCTCTACGGCATGAATGTGCGCGACTTCCCCAATGTCTTCATCATGGGCCCCGCACAGGCAGGCTTCACGGCCAACTATCCTCACTTGCTGATCGAGCAGGCTGCGCATATTGCTTATGTGGTTGATGAAGCCAACAAGCGTCAGGCCCGTACTGTTCAGCCTACGGAAGAAGCTGAGAGTGCCTGGGTCCAGGAAATCATCGACAATGCCGCTTTGCGCCGCAGCTTCCTGGAGGAGTGCACGCCGGGCTATTACAACAATGAAGGCAAGCCTGCGGACCGTAGTGAGCAGAACAACGCATACGGTGCAGGGTCTGTGAAGTACTTCGAAATACTTGAAGGATGGCGTGCCACGGGCAAGCTGGAAGGCCTCGAGTTGGCCTAG
- a CDS encoding malate synthase G, translating to MDYLDKDGIRIAAPLVEFVESKCLPGSGVTADAFWKGAADIFKKFSPENDKLLAFREELQTKIDAWHEANPGPITDAPAYEAFLREIGYLVDEPAKFSITTENVDPEIATMAGPQLVVPSLNARFVLNAANARWGSLYDAFYGTDALPGEAKGPGYDEERGAQVVEKAKSLLDEFAPLASGSHKDVTGYKIEGGALTPALKDPSLFAGFTGLPDTPESVLLKHNGLHIEILIDRSTNVGSTDAAGVTDILMESALTTIVDLEDSVAAVDCADKIDAYTNWLGLMKGDLVESFDKGGKTLTRKLASDKDFTTPDGKAATLQGRSTLLVRNVGHLMKTEAVLLEDGSQAPEGVLDALITNLISLQDVGPNGRRVNSPAGSIYVVKPKMHGPDEVAFTDSLFAAVEDLIGLSRGTIKVGVMDEERRTSANLAACIKAVSGRIVFINTGFLDRTGDEMHTSMKAGPMILKADMKASDWIQAYEERNVAIGLACGLSGKAQIGKGMWAAPDRMGDMLDQKIGHPKTGANTAWVPSPTAATLHAIHYHQVEVMGLRDEIAKRPTPALERLLSVPLAKDTNWPTDVVERELENNAQGILGYVVRWIDQGVGCSKVPDVNDIGLMEDRATLRISSQHMANWLMHGICTPAQVDAAFERMAAKVDGQNAGDAAYEPMAPKFDGLAYEAAKALVYQGAVQPSGYTEPLLHAYRVKKKAS from the coding sequence ATGGATTATCTGGACAAGGACGGCATCCGTATCGCGGCGCCGCTCGTTGAATTTGTCGAAAGCAAGTGCCTTCCGGGCTCCGGCGTCACGGCCGACGCGTTCTGGAAGGGTGCTGCTGACATCTTCAAGAAGTTCTCGCCAGAGAACGACAAGCTGCTGGCGTTCCGCGAAGAGCTTCAGACCAAGATCGACGCCTGGCATGAAGCCAATCCGGGTCCGATCACTGACGCGCCAGCCTATGAAGCATTTCTGCGTGAGATTGGGTACCTCGTAGACGAGCCCGCCAAGTTCAGCATCACTACAGAAAATGTGGACCCTGAGATCGCGACCATGGCTGGCCCGCAGCTTGTTGTGCCGTCTCTCAATGCGCGCTTTGTGCTGAATGCAGCCAACGCACGCTGGGGCAGCCTGTATGATGCGTTCTACGGCACCGATGCACTTCCCGGCGAAGCCAAAGGCCCGGGCTATGACGAAGAGCGCGGTGCGCAGGTTGTTGAAAAGGCTAAAAGCCTCCTCGACGAATTCGCGCCGCTGGCCTCAGGCAGCCACAAAGATGTAACTGGCTACAAGATTGAAGGTGGTGCCCTGACGCCAGCCCTCAAGGACCCGTCACTTTTTGCGGGCTTCACCGGTCTGCCGGACACACCTGAGTCTGTGCTTCTCAAGCACAACGGTCTGCATATTGAAATTCTGATCGACAGGTCCACCAATGTTGGCTCAACGGATGCTGCTGGCGTCACCGACATCCTGATGGAGTCAGCGCTCACCACTATCGTCGACCTTGAGGACTCAGTGGCTGCTGTTGATTGCGCCGACAAGATCGACGCCTACACAAACTGGCTCGGGCTCATGAAGGGCGATCTTGTCGAAAGCTTCGACAAGGGTGGCAAGACGCTGACCCGTAAGCTGGCTTCTGACAAAGACTTCACAACGCCTGACGGCAAAGCAGCAACCCTGCAGGGCCGCAGCACGCTGCTCGTCCGCAACGTCGGCCACCTGATGAAAACGGAAGCTGTGCTTCTGGAAGATGGCAGCCAGGCACCTGAAGGTGTGCTTGATGCCCTCATCACGAACCTCATTTCGCTGCAGGACGTTGGCCCCAACGGCCGCCGCGTCAACAGCCCGGCTGGCTCCATCTATGTTGTGAAGCCAAAAATGCACGGCCCGGACGAAGTGGCATTCACTGACAGCCTCTTTGCAGCGGTTGAAGACCTGATTGGTCTGTCGCGCGGGACCATCAAGGTCGGCGTGATGGACGAGGAACGCCGCACATCCGCCAATCTGGCGGCCTGCATCAAGGCCGTGTCCGGTCGTATCGTGTTCATCAATACAGGCTTCCTGGACCGCACCGGCGACGAAATGCACACCAGCATGAAAGCTGGTCCGATGATCCTCAAGGCGGACATGAAAGCGTCTGACTGGATCCAGGCTTATGAAGAACGCAACGTCGCTATCGGTCTTGCGTGTGGCCTTTCGGGCAAGGCGCAGATCGGCAAGGGCATGTGGGCAGCACCTGATCGGATGGGCGACATGCTCGACCAGAAGATCGGTCATCCCAAGACGGGCGCCAACACCGCCTGGGTGCCAAGCCCGACGGCGGCAACGCTTCACGCCATTCACTACCATCAGGTAGAAGTAATGGGCCTGCGTGATGAAATCGCCAAGCGTCCAACGCCAGCTCTCGAACGGTTGCTGTCTGTGCCGCTTGCCAAGGACACCAACTGGCCGACGGATGTTGTTGAGCGTGAGCTTGAAAACAACGCCCAGGGTATTCTGGGTTATGTGGTGCGGTGGATCGATCAGGGCGTTGGCTGTTCCAAGGTGCCCGACGTCAACGACATCGGCCTGATGGAAGACCGCGCCACCCTGCGTATCTCATCTCAGCACATGGCCAACTGGCTGATGCATGGCATCTGCACACCGGCGCAGGTTGATGCAGCGTTTGAACGTATGGCTGCCAAGGTTGATGGCCAGAACGCTGGCGACGCTGCTTATGAGCCGATGGCGCCTAAGTTTGATGGTCTGGCCTACGAAGCGGCCAAGGCGCTTGTGTATCAGGGCGCCGTTCAGCCCAGCGGATACACAGAGCCGCTGCTGCATGCCTATCGGGTCAAAAAGAAGGCTTCATAA